DNA sequence from the Thermus caldifontis genome:
TCCCCTTCCCCCTTGGCCCAAAGGTGCCAGGCCCCGTCGTACCGGACCCCCAAGGCCAAGGGGGCCTGCCAGGCGAGGTGGGCCCGGGCCCCTTCCCCCTCGAGGCGCAAGGGCCCTTCCTGTTCCAAAAAACGGAGGCTCTTAAACCTCCCCTCCCCCCAGTAGCGGGCCCCTTCCCACGCCAGGGTAAGGACCCCTTCCCCGTAAGGGGAGGCGTGCCGCAAGACCCCCTCCCCCTTCAAGGCCAGCAGGTTCACCCGGCCCCTCACCGCCGTCTCTCCCAGCCCTTCCCCTCGGTAAAGGACCTCCAGGGAAAGGGCCTCCCAAGGACCCCTAAGCCCAAGCTCCAGGGAACCATAGCGGAAATCCCCCTCCACCTCCCCCTTGAGGCCAGGCCCCAGGCGAAGCCTCCCCTCCCCGGAAACCTTCCCCAGGCCCCCAAGCCATCCCTCCTTGGGGTTCCAGGCCAAACCCAGGTCCCGCTCCGGCAGCAAAAGGCGTACAACGCCTTCCCGGTAGTCCAGGGCCAAGGGCTCCTTTCCATAGCGCAGCTGGGCCCAGACTTCCCCTTCCCCCCGAAGGGAAAGCCTGCCCTCCGCCCTACCCGAAAGGGGAAAGCCTAACGCCTCGGCCAGGGGGGCCACCTCCTCCAGGACGAAGCGCACCTCCTCCCCCCTTAGCCCCGCCCTTCCCCCCTCCCAGTCCAGGGCGAGGGAGGGGACCTCGGCGAACCCTCCCCGGAAGGCGAAGGCCAGGCCAGCGAAGCGCCCTTCCCCCTCCCCTTCCACCCGAAGCCCCTGGCCCTGGAAGCTTCCTTGAAGCCTCCCTTCCCGTCCCCAGGCGGCAAAGGGCAGGGTGAAGCTTCCCCTATAGCTAAGCCCCTCGCCCTCCAGGGCAATGGGACCCTGCAAGCGGTAGCGGAGGCTTCCCCCCTCGGTCCAGACCCGGCCGGAAAGGGGCAAGGCCCCCAGGTAGGGAAGCCCGGCCTCGCCGGAAAGCTCCAGGCTTAGGGCCCGCCAGGGCCCACCCCCTTCCGCCACCCAGCGGAGGGCCACCCCGTCCCGCTGGTATGCGCCCCGGAGGGCCAGAAAGAGCCCCTCCGGGGAAACCCTACCCTCCCCTTGGAAGTAGGGCCCAAGGAGCCTGGCCCGGGCGGAAAGAAGCTCCTTCCCCGTGAGGAGAGCCTCCCCATAGGGGCTTTCCAGCCGGAGGCTTCCCCCCCGGGTGCCCCAGGTGCCCCTAGCCCTTACGGGAAGCCCCCAAGGGGAAAGGTCAAACCCTTCCGCCTGCAGCAAGAGGCTCAGCCCCTTCTCGTATCCCCCTAGGATGCGAAGGCCGGGGGCTTGGCCAAAAAAGCGCAAGCCTACCCCCTGCCCCACCAAGCTCAAGGTCAAAGCGGGTTTCCCCAGGCGGGCCTGGGCCCGGTAGGAAAGCCCAAGCAGGTCCAGCCGGCCCGTCACCCCCACCGCACCCACATAAGGGGCCTCCCCCTGCCCCCTTACCCCCAGGTCCCGCCAGGCCCCCTGGGCCTCCAGGCGGCCCCAGGGAAGGGAAAGGCTAAGACGGCCTCCCTCCAGGGTGCCCACCGCCTGGAACCGTCCGGAAAGGCCCCGGTAACTCCAGGGGAGGTCCAGATGAAAGGGGAACCCTTCGGCGAAGTCCAGCCGCCCCACCCCCTCCACCTCCAGCCCCCTTCGGTCCAGGTGGAAGGAAAGCACGGGTACCTCTAGCCCCTCCGGCCAAGGGGGTTTCAGCTGGCCCCTCACCTCAAGCTGGGGGTAGACCTCACCCTGGCCCTCGGCATACCCCTCGAGGCCCAGCAACCGAAGCCTCCCCCCCTCCCCCTTTAGCACCCCCGCCAGCCAGGGGCTTTCCACCCGGGCATGGCCCCGGAAGCCCCCGTCCCAAGCCAGGTCCGCCTGGAGGGCTAGGGGTCCAAGCTCCGCCCTTCCCTTCAGGCTTAGCCCCTTCTGGTAGCGCAGAAGAAGGTCCTGGGCCCTCAGGACCAGGCCGGGCTCGGGGTCGTAGGCCCCGGCGAAGGGAAGCTCCCCCAAAGGGGTCAAAAGCCTCCCCTGGACCTCCGTCCCCAGGCGGCGCAACCTTCCTTCCGCCTCCAGGTAGCGGCCCCTTAGGCTAAGCCTCCCCGAAAGCCCCCCTTCCCGGTACAGGGCCTGGCCGGAAAGCCGGAACTCGTCCAAGGCCCGGATGGGTAACCCCCGGAAGCTAAGGGCCAAGGCCCCGCCCCGGTACACCCCTTCCCCATGGGGGGTCTGGAAGCGGTAGGCCCCTCCTTCCTGCCACACCTCCAGGGGAAAGGCGGTGTAAGGGGAGTTGTAGCGCAAGCGGGCCTGCAGCCTTCCCCCAAGAAGCCTGCCTTCCCCTTCCAGCCTCCCCACCTGCAAGGGCGTGGGGGCGAGCCGAAGGCCAAGCTGGCTCCAGCTTCCCCCCAGGGCCAAGGGGCCAAGCCGCCCCTCCACCCGGTCCCCTTCCCCCACCACCTCCCCCGAGAGGTCCAGGGGTAGGAAGAAGGGTAGGCGCACTCCGGGGCTTTCCACCCGGGCCTGCCAGCGGCTTCCTTGGCTCCTGAAGGCCACCTGGGCCAAGCCTTCCAAGGGCTTAGGCCAGGCCACCTGGCCCTGGGCCTCGGTGCGGTTTCCCTGGCCCTTCAGGGAAAGCCGGCTCCCAAGGGAGTCCTCGAGGCTCGCCCGGTAATCCTGGCCCACCAGGCCCACGCCCAGCCGGTAGGTGCGGTCAAAGAGCTTCCCCTCCGCCTTCGCATCCAGCCGGAAAACCCGGTCAAAGGAAAGGGTCCCCCGGTGGCGAAAGGGCTCCCCCAAAAGCCGCCCCTCCCCCACAAAACGCCCCTGGACCCGGATCTGGTCCCAGCCTTCCCCTTCCAGCCAAAGCTCCCCATCCCCCTCCACCGGCAAGGAGAGGCGGTAGTGCCGGGCCAGGGCGGGAAGGGTAGGCCGCCCCTCTAGGGAGAAGCGGTAGCGCTCCCCCCTAAGGTCCACCTCCACCCGGGCGGAAAGGGGGCCTTCTAGACCCCTTCCCCTTAGCTCCGCCTCCACCCGATCCTCCCTTAGGCGGATGGGCCCCGCCACCTGGGTGAGGGTGAAGCCCACAAGCTCCACCACCCCCCCTTCCACCTGGGCCTCCCCTTCCACCCCCGAGGGCAGGAGGCGGAAAACCCCGGAAAGCCTCCCCCCCTTAAGCCCCTGGTAGAAAAAGGAAAGCCCCCTCACCTCGCCCCTATAGCCAACCTCCCAGGCGGAAAGGTCCGGGGCTAAGGCCCGGGCCTCCCCCCGGAAGCTTCCTCCCGGAAGCCGGGCGAGGAAGGCATAGGGGTTTTTCCCGCTTAGGGTTAGGCGCAAGGGGGGCAGGAAAAGCCGCTTCCCTTTAGGAAGCTCCACCTGGACCTCCTCCAGCCGGAGTTGCCGAAAGACGGTCCTAATGGCAGGGGGCGGCCCCGGCTTCTTTGGGATCAGGGCCTCCCAGGTGGGCGTTATCCTCGCCCTGCTTATGGCCAAGGAGAGGGGAAGCTCCTTGCGCAAGAGGCCCAGGAGGTCATAACCCAGGCGCACCTCCTCCGCCTCGAGGGCCACCCCCTCCCCTTGGAGCCGCACCCCCTTCAGGCGAAGCCCAAGAAGGAGATGCCCCCCCACCTCCCGCACCTCCCCCCTAAAGCCCGCCAAGGCCATACCCCGCTCCACCGCCTTCCGGAGCAGGGGGGGCCAGGCCAGTAGGAGGATGAGGAAGAGGATAAACCCCAGGAGGAGGGAAAGCCCCCACCGCATCCCCCTTAGCATAGAGAAGGGAGATGAAAACCTCGTGGCAACCCCTTAGACTACCCCCACCCGCTTCGCCCAGGTGGGGCCAGGCTCCCCGGCACCCACGGAGCGCCCTCCAGCGGTAGGCCGCCCCTGGCCCCGGCCAGGCCTTCTTCCCGATCCCGGTGCGCCCACGGGATCCGGGGGTAAACCTTGGGGGATAATGGACGCATGCCGCGCCTTGTAGCCTTGGTGAAGGGACGGGTACAGGGGGTGGGGTACCGGGCCTTCGCCCAGAAAAAGGCCCTAGAGCTTGGCCTTTCCGGCTATGCGGAAAACCTCCCCGACGGCCGGGTGGAGGTGGTGGCGGAAGGCCCCAAGGAGGACCTCCTCGCCTTCCTCCACCACCTGAAGCAAGGCCCCCGCTTGGCCCGGGTGGAGGAGGTGGAGGTAGGGTGGGCCGAGGAAACCGGCCTTAAGGGCTTTTACGTGTACTGAGGGGCCTGGGCCCAGGCCTGGGGCCGCACGCCCACCTTCAGAAGGGCCTCGGCCAGGGCCCCTTTGAGCTCGGGAAGCCCCGTGCCCTTTAGAGCGGAAACCGCTATTCCCCCCAGCCTTTCCCGCAGGTAGAAGAGGTCGTAGGGGGCTGCCCGGTCCGCCTTGGAGAGGGCCAAAACCCTAGGGGCCTCCACCTCGAGTTCCGCCAAGAGCTCCTCCACCACCCGGTACCGGCCCAAGGCCCCCTCCTCGGAGGCATCCAGGACATGGACCAGAAGGTCCGCTTCCCTTACCTCCTCGAGGGTGGCCCGGAAGGCGGTGAGAAGCTCCTTGGGCATCTGGCGGATGAAGCCCACGGTGTCGGTGAAGAGCACCTCCCCCACCCCCGGCAGGAAGCCCCTGCGGGTAAGGGGCCTAAGGGTGGCGAAGAGCTTGTCCTCCCCCGGCTCCCCGCCCCGGGCTAGGGCCTGAAGGAGGGTGGTCTTGCCGGCGTTGGTGTAGCCCACCACGGCGATGAGGGGCACCCCCCGGCGCTTCCTTTGCCTCCTCGCCTCCTCCCGGCGCCGGGTGTACTCCTGGAGCTTGTGGCTTAGGTGGGTGATCCGCTCCTGGAGCCTCCTTCGGTCCACCTCCAGCTTGGTCTCCCCGGGGCCCCGGGTGCCGATCCCACCCCCTAAGCGGCTCAGCTCCTTCCCCTTCCCCACCAGGCGGGGGAGGAGGTAGCGGAGCTGGGCCAGCTCCACCTGGGCCTTGGCCTCGGGGGTTTTGGCGTGCAGGGCAAAGATGTCCAGGATGAGCTGGGTGCGGTCTAAGACCTTTAGGCCCGTGGCCCTTTCGATCTCCCGGGCCTGGGTGGGGGTAAGCTCCTGGCCGAAGATCAGGGTGGAAGCGTTCTCGTGGTAGGCCAGGCTTTTCAGCTCCTCCAGCTTGCCCAGGCCCACCAGGTACCGGGGGTCCAGGTGGGGGCGGAAGACCAAGACCTTCTTCACCGGCACCCCCCCCGCGGTGCGGGTGAGTTCGGCGAGCTCCGACAGGTAGGCCTCCGCCTCAGGACCCTCCCCCCGGTCGATGCCCACCAGGATGGCCCGCTCCCCGCTCCCATCCAAAAGTTCCCGCACCCGCACCTGGCGGGCCATCTCCTCCTCCAGGGCCTCCACCTCCTTCAGATGATCAAACTCCAGGTACTGGAAGTAGGGCCTGGGGGGCAGGATGCGCCAGTCCTCCTCCTGGGAGCGGGGTGGGGCCAGGAAGGCCAGGTGCAGGGTGGTGGGCCTGCCGTCTTCCACCTCGAGGGCCGCCAGGCTATCCAGCCGGTTCAGAAAGAGCACGGTAAGGTCCGGCCGGGAAAGCCCCCCCTTGCCCAGGTGGGTGTGGAGGAGGCGGAAGCCCGATAGCCTCCTCTCCCCCTTGGCCCCCTCGGGGATGGGCAGGTCCTTGGCATCCCCCACCCCCACCCGCACCACCCGGCCCTCCCGGTCCAAAAGAAGGCTGATGGGCCTCCCCACCTCCTGGGAAAGCCCAGCCAGGGCCTGGGCCAGCTCGGCCGTGAGGACCCTCTCCTTGGGGATTCGCCTGCGGTACAGGTTGGAAAGCCGCTTAAGCTCGCTCTTCTTGAGCCCCTCGGACTTACCGAAGATCTTCTCCAAGGCACCTTCAGTATAGCAAAGAGGAAAGGCCCCGTGTCCCCAAGGCCAAAAACCCGGTAGCCTGGGGGAGGTGCGTTGGGCCTTCCTTTTCCTCCTTGTCCTCGCCGCCTCCCTTCTGCCACCGCCGGGCCCTACGGGAGGGGGGTACGACTGGATCGCGGTCCTGGGAGCAGCCCAGTATGGGGGAAGGCCCTCCCCCATCCTGGAAAGGCGCCTCGAGGCGGCCCTTCTCCTTTACCAGAAGGGCCTCGCCTCCAGGGTGGCGGTGGCGGGGGGCAGGCTCCCCGGGGACCGGTACAGCGAAGGGGAGGTGGGCTGCCGCTACCTCAGGAGCAAGGGGGTGCCGCAGGAAGCCCTCCTCTGCGAAACCCAAAGCCAAACCACCTACGAGAACCTCCTCTTCCTCAGGCCCCACCTCTTTGGGCGCATCCTTCTGGTCACCGACACCCCCCACCTGCCCCGGGCCCTTTTCCTCGCCCGGCTCCTAAGCCTGGAGGCCGAGGGGTACCCGGTGCCCGGGGAATACCCCCCCGCCTACTGGCTCCGGGAAGCCCTCTACCGCCTCTGGCTCTACCTGGGCCTAAGGCCCTTTCCCGGGGGAGGCGGCCTCAAGAGCCTTCCTCCAAGCGCTTCAGGGAATCCAGGTACCCCTGCAAAAGGGCCCTGAACTGGGCCAGGAAGAGGGACTTCTCCTGCTTGGCCCGCTCCACCTCCCCCTTAAGGCGCCTCAGCTCCTCCGCCGCTTCCCTTAGCACCTGGTCCTTGGCCGCCAAGGCCTCCTTCCTGATCAGCTCCGCCTCCCGTTCCGCTTGGGCCTTGAGCTCGCGGGCGATGCGCTCCGCCGCCACCACCGCCCGCTTCAGCTCCCCTTCCGCTTCCTTCAGGCGGGCGTTTTCCTCTTCCAGGGCCCTTACCTGGTTTCTAAGGTCCTCGTTCTCCCGGATGAGGCCTTCCAGGACCTCGGCCACCCGGGCTAGGTAAGCCCTGACCGCCTCCTTCTGGTAGCCGCGAAGCCCGGTGGGGAACTCCTGGTAGCGAATGTCCAAGGGAGTTAGGTCCATGCGCCTTTCAGTCTACAAAAAGGGCCCGGCCCACCCGCACCAGGGTGGCCCCCTCCTCAATGGCGATGGGGAAGTCATCGGACATGCCCATGGAGCGCTCGGGAAGGCCATACCGGTCAGCCAGCTGCGAAAGCCGGCGGAAGATGGGGCGCACCACCCCTTCAGGCCCGATGGGAGGCACGGTCATGAAGCCGAGGACCGCAAGGTGCTCCATCTCCCGTATGCGGGCCAGGGCCTCGGGGAGTTCCTCCTCCAAAAACCCGTGCTTCTGGGGTTCCCGGCCCAGGTTCACCTCCACCAACACCTTAAGCCTAACCCCCTCCCGCTCCCCCACCCGCTCCAAGGCCTCCGCCAGGCGCAAGGAATCCAGGGAGTGGATGAGGGCAAAATGGGGGGCGAACTTGGCCTTGTTGCGCTGCAGGGGGCCGATGAGGTGCCACTCGGCCTCGAGGGCCTCCATCTTCCCCAAGGCCTCCTGCACCCGGCTTTCCCCCAAGGGAAAGGAGCCGTAGCGGAGGACCTTTTCCCTTATCTCCTCCACGCTCCTCCCCTTGGTCACCGCCACCAGGCGCACCCCCTTGGGGTCCCGGCTTGCGCGGCGGCAGGCGGCCTCCATGGCTTCCAGTACCTGGGGAAGCCCCATGGCCTAAAGCTCGGCCAGGATGCCCCGCACCAAGCGGCGGAAGACGGGGCCGGTCTTGGCGGCCACCGCCAGGACCTCCTCCTCGGTGGCGTGGTGCTCCCTTTCCGGCACCGCCATGTCCGTGATGGTGGAAAGGCCCAAGACCCTGGCCCGCAAATGCCTTAAGGCGATGACCTCGGGCACCGTGGACATGCCGATGGCATCCGCCCCCAGTTCCCGAAGCATCCGCAGTTCCGCCCGGCTGGCAAAGCTGGGGCCCAAAAACCAGGCGTAAACCCCCTCAAAGAGGTGCAGGTCCTGCCTCCTGGCCACCTTGCGGGCAAGCTCTATCAGGGCGGGGTCATAGGCCTCAAACATCACCGGGAAACGGGGGCCTAAGCGCTCGTCGTTTTTCCCCCTTAGGGGGTTGACCCCGGTCACGTTCAGGTAGTCCAGGTGGAGCATGATCCCCCCGGCCTGGAACCTGGGGTTTAACCCCCCCGCCGCCGAGGTGAGGATAAAGGTCTTGGCCCCCAGGAAATACCCCACCCGCACGGGGAAGACCACCTCCTCGGGGCTATAGCCCTCGTAGTAGTGGACCCGGCCCTGATAGACCAGAACCCGTTTGCCCTCAAGCTCCCCCAGGACCAGCCTCCCCGCGTGCCCGGGGGCGGTGGAAAGGGGAAAGTGGGGAATCTCCCCGTAGGGGATCTCCGCCTCCTTGGCCACCTCCTCCGCCAAGGGGCCAAGCCCCGAGCCCAAGACAATCCCCACCTCCGGCACGAAGCCCGTCTTAGAACGAATGTAGGCCACCGCCTCCTGGATCTTCTCGTAGACCTCCATGGCGGACATTCTACTCTCACGCCCCCTTCACCCGCCTCTGGTAAGCTTTCCGCCATGAAACGGCTTTTTGCCCTGGTCCTCTTGGGCCTCATGGCCCTGGCCGCCCCCATCCGCGAGGTGGTGGTGGAAGGCGGCGATCCCGTTCTCCAGGCCCTGGCCCGGGCCGCCTTGCCCTTTGGCGTGGGGGATGAGCCGGGGAACCTCGAGGAGGCCAAGAAGGCCCTCCTGGCCACCGGGTACTTCCAAGGGGTGGAGGTGCGGCTGGAAGGGGATGTCCTTAAGGTCCTCCTCACCCCCTACCCCCCCATCGGCCAGGTGCAGGTGGAGGGCAAAGCCTTCCCCCAGGAGGTCCTCTTGCACTTTCTGGA
Encoded proteins:
- a CDS encoding DivIVA domain-containing protein gives rise to the protein MDLTPLDIRYQEFPTGLRGYQKEAVRAYLARVAEVLEGLIRENEDLRNQVRALEEENARLKEAEGELKRAVVAAERIARELKAQAEREAELIRKEALAAKDQVLREAAEELRRLKGEVERAKQEKSLFLAQFRALLQGYLDSLKRLEEGS
- the hflX gene encoding GTPase HflX; amino-acid sequence: MEKIFGKSEGLKKSELKRLSNLYRRRIPKERVLTAELAQALAGLSQEVGRPISLLLDREGRVVRVGVGDAKDLPIPEGAKGERRLSGFRLLHTHLGKGGLSRPDLTVLFLNRLDSLAALEVEDGRPTTLHLAFLAPPRSQEEDWRILPPRPYFQYLEFDHLKEVEALEEEMARQVRVRELLDGSGERAILVGIDRGEGPEAEAYLSELAELTRTAGGVPVKKVLVFRPHLDPRYLVGLGKLEELKSLAYHENASTLIFGQELTPTQAREIERATGLKVLDRTQLILDIFALHAKTPEAKAQVELAQLRYLLPRLVGKGKELSRLGGGIGTRGPGETKLEVDRRRLQERITHLSHKLQEYTRRREEARRQRKRRGVPLIAVVGYTNAGKTTLLQALARGGEPGEDKLFATLRPLTRRGFLPGVGEVLFTDTVGFIRQMPKELLTAFRATLEEVREADLLVHVLDASEEGALGRYRVVEELLAELEVEAPRVLALSKADRAAPYDLFYLRERLGGIAVSALKGTGLPELKGALAEALLKVGVRPQAWAQAPQYT
- a CDS encoding YggS family pyridoxal phosphate-dependent enzyme, which translates into the protein MGLPQVLEAMEAACRRASRDPKGVRLVAVTKGRSVEEIREKVLRYGSFPLGESRVQEALGKMEALEAEWHLIGPLQRNKAKFAPHFALIHSLDSLRLAEALERVGEREGVRLKVLVEVNLGREPQKHGFLEEELPEALARIREMEHLAVLGFMTVPPIGPEGVVRPIFRRLSQLADRYGLPERSMGMSDDFPIAIEEGATLVRVGRALFVD
- a CDS encoding acylphosphatase, producing the protein MPRLVALVKGRVQGVGYRAFAQKKALELGLSGYAENLPDGRVEVVAEGPKEDLLAFLHHLKQGPRLARVEEVEVGWAEETGLKGFYVY
- a CDS encoding YdcF family protein encodes the protein MGEVRWAFLFLLVLAASLLPPPGPTGGGYDWIAVLGAAQYGGRPSPILERRLEAALLLYQKGLASRVAVAGGRLPGDRYSEGEVGCRYLRSKGVPQEALLCETQSQTTYENLLFLRPHLFGRILLVTDTPHLPRALFLARLLSLEAEGYPVPGEYPPAYWLREALYRLWLYLGLRPFPGGGGLKSLPPSASGNPGTPAKGP
- a CDS encoding purine-nucleoside phosphorylase, with amino-acid sequence MSAMEVYEKIQEAVAYIRSKTGFVPEVGIVLGSGLGPLAEEVAKEAEIPYGEIPHFPLSTAPGHAGRLVLGELEGKRVLVYQGRVHYYEGYSPEEVVFPVRVGYFLGAKTFILTSAAGGLNPRFQAGGIMLHLDYLNVTGVNPLRGKNDERLGPRFPVMFEAYDPALIELARKVARRQDLHLFEGVYAWFLGPSFASRAELRMLRELGADAIGMSTVPEVIALRHLRARVLGLSTITDMAVPEREHHATEEEVLAVAAKTGPVFRRLVRGILAEL